In Nodularia sp. LEGE 06071, one DNA window encodes the following:
- a CDS encoding HhoA/HhoB/HtrA family serine endopeptidase, whose product MQFSQISSSIRQFAAYVLALIIGVTLTVSTWQVLPSQAEPAPDAETATAALDVIARQSPATAAIGSTSFVTAAVNRVGTAVVRIDTERTITRRMDPFMEDPFFRRFFGEGFPQQLPSEQLRGLGSGFIIDKGGLVLTNAHVVDKADKVTVRLKDGRTYEGKVQGIDEVTDLAVVKINPDKDLPVAPLGSSDAVQVGDWAIAVGNPLGFDNTVTLGIVSTLKRSSAQVGIADKRLDFIQTDAAINPGNSGGPLLNERGEVIGINTAIRPDAMGIGFAIPIDKAKAIALQLQRDGKVIHPYLGVQMVTLTPELAKQNNTDPNSPIQIPEINGVLVMRVIPNSPAANAGVRRGDVIVQIDREPVTSADKLQNLVDNSRLGQLLNVKVQRGNQIQLLSVRTAELQDPV is encoded by the coding sequence ATGCAATTCTCCCAAATATCAAGTTCTATACGTCAATTTGCTGCTTATGTGTTAGCCCTAATTATCGGCGTTACACTAACGGTCAGCACTTGGCAGGTATTACCCTCTCAAGCCGAACCTGCACCTGATGCTGAGACTGCTACTGCTGCCTTAGATGTAATTGCCCGACAATCACCAGCAACTGCGGCTATAGGTAGCACTAGCTTTGTCACAGCGGCTGTAAATCGTGTGGGAACGGCAGTAGTCCGTATTGACACTGAACGCACTATTACCCGTCGTATGGACCCATTTATGGAAGACCCATTCTTCCGGCGATTTTTTGGTGAGGGTTTTCCCCAACAGTTGCCTTCTGAACAATTGCGTGGTCTAGGTTCGGGTTTCATTATTGACAAAGGTGGTCTGGTGTTGACCAACGCCCATGTAGTTGATAAAGCTGATAAAGTCACAGTCCGCCTCAAAGATGGTCGCACCTATGAAGGCAAAGTTCAGGGTATTGATGAAGTCACAGATTTAGCAGTGGTGAAGATTAACCCTGATAAAGATTTACCTGTTGCGCCTTTGGGTTCTTCTGATGCAGTACAAGTGGGAGACTGGGCGATCGCAGTGGGTAATCCTTTAGGATTTGATAATACCGTAACTTTGGGAATTGTTAGCACCCTCAAACGTTCCAGCGCCCAAGTGGGAATTGCTGACAAACGCTTGGACTTTATTCAAACCGATGCGGCGATTAATCCTGGTAACTCCGGGGGTCCACTATTGAATGAACGGGGCGAAGTAATTGGGATTAATACAGCTATTCGTCCGGACGCGATGGGTATTGGTTTTGCGATTCCTATTGATAAGGCTAAAGCGATCGCCTTGCAATTGCAACGTGACGGCAAAGTTATTCACCCTTATTTAGGTGTGCAAATGGTAACTTTAACGCCCGAATTAGCAAAGCAGAATAATACTGACCCCAACTCTCCCATTCAAATACCAGAAATTAATGGGGTTTTGGTGATGCGGGTTATACCTAATTCCCCAGCTGCGAATGCGGGTGTGCGACGTGGCGATGTGATTGTGCAAATTGACCGTGAACCCGTCACCAGTGCTGATAAATTACAGAACCTTGTAGACAACAGTCGCCTGGGTCAGTTGTTAAATGTGAAAGTGCAACGGGGTAATCAGATACAGCTGCTTTCAGTCCGCACGGCGGAGTTACAAGATCCTGTTTAG
- a CDS encoding metal-sensing transcriptional repressor → MNGSNRLAKKSVPASQAGENAQNHHVEDQKNHPHEPGKSVHPHVHSEESLRKIVNRLSRIEGHVRGIKTMVQHDSPCPDVLLQIAAVRGALDKVARIVLDQHLTECIARAAQEGNMEVEIEQLKAALDRFLP, encoded by the coding sequence ATGAACGGATCAAACCGATTAGCTAAAAAATCTGTGCCGGCATCCCAGGCAGGAGAAAACGCCCAGAATCATCATGTAGAAGACCAGAAAAATCATCCTCATGAGCCTGGAAAGTCGGTACATCCTCACGTTCATAGTGAAGAGTCACTACGGAAAATTGTTAATCGACTATCTCGGATAGAAGGCCATGTTCGCGGCATTAAAACAATGGTGCAGCATGATAGCCCTTGTCCTGATGTTTTATTACAAATTGCAGCTGTGCGAGGCGCTTTGGATAAAGTCGCGAGAATTGTTTTGGATCAACATTTAACTGAATGTATTGCTAGAGCTGCTCAAGAAGGCAATATGGAAGTGGAAATTGAACAGTTAAAAGCTGCTTTAGATCGGTTTTTACCTTAA
- a CDS encoding class I SAM-dependent methyltransferase, which produces MLKEVDTNCSQYFAQPNKIDGWDEDIIICPILNPTPAIQANSYYFGHPEWGLNYFQACHRNEKFVELWQAVIGSWQDKVVVDIGCGPGNVYASLKEFCGEPQLLLGVDVSLGALKMARQLGYTAVLADAQNLPFVSGFADIVMLNASLHHCDDMPKVLQEAAKLVRPGGLLITDHDPQKSAYQFKGLGSLLWKIRLPIYKYIKRGGHSSSEEQFWGLATEVHHKAFDGVTSEMFDQVLEPMGFRVKVYPHNHTVGAEALKGNYGKPFWKYRLAQRLSGIDPNSLEAALSLMCVATRY; this is translated from the coding sequence ATGTTAAAAGAAGTGGATACAAATTGCTCTCAGTATTTTGCTCAACCAAACAAAATTGATGGATGGGATGAAGATATTATTATTTGCCCTATTTTAAATCCCACCCCAGCTATCCAAGCCAACAGCTACTACTTTGGACATCCAGAATGGGGATTAAATTATTTTCAAGCCTGTCACAGAAATGAAAAGTTTGTAGAACTGTGGCAAGCTGTGATTGGTAGTTGGCAAGATAAAGTAGTGGTGGATATCGGTTGTGGCCCAGGCAATGTCTATGCCTCTCTCAAAGAGTTTTGTGGTGAACCGCAGTTATTACTGGGTGTAGATGTTTCTCTCGGCGCACTGAAAATGGCTCGCCAACTCGGATATACAGCAGTCCTAGCAGATGCTCAAAATCTACCTTTTGTTTCTGGGTTTGCTGATATTGTGATGCTTAATGCTAGCTTGCATCATTGCGATGATATGCCAAAAGTTTTGCAAGAGGCAGCTAAATTGGTACGTCCTGGCGGGCTTTTAATTACAGATCACGATCCTCAAAAAAGTGCTTATCAGTTTAAAGGTTTAGGTTCACTACTGTGGAAAATACGGTTACCAATTTATAAGTATATTAAACGTGGGGGACATTCTAGCTCAGAGGAGCAATTCTGGGGCTTGGCAACAGAGGTACATCACAAAGCGTTTGATGGTGTGACATCAGAGATGTTTGATCAAGTCTTAGAACCGATGGGCTTTAGAGTTAAGGTTTACCCCCATAACCATACTGTCGGTGCAGAAGCATTAAAGGGTAATTACGGTAAGCCTTTTTGGAAGTATCGTCTAGCTCAAAGACTATCAGGCATAGACCCCAATTCTCTAGAAGCTGCATTGTCGTTGATGTGTGTTGCCACACGGTATTGA
- the nagZ gene encoding beta-N-acetylhexosaminidase, whose product MAVSQELERFGHHLILGISGTSLSDDDKRTLSELKPVGVIYFAKNFLDATPYEVWLESFQKLNEQIREYTERDSMFMTLDHEGGRVVRTPLPITRFPYALLWKSHAREVAKATALELKSLGINLSWSPVADIFSHPQNPIIGPRAFGRNPETTAEGVCEYYRGLEEGGILGCAKHFPGHGDTSKDSHLELPVLNLTLEELRLRELIPFKALIEKQIPLIMTAHILFPKIDPQFPATLSPAILKKILREELGFAGVVVSDDLDMKAVSDMFTESGTVAQAFDAGCDLFIVSRNINSLSIERTYQMAEDFADSLSRGSLDESVVAAARDRIENLLAVTPQHKIYALDKNILQQHAELAIACCFEGSGEF is encoded by the coding sequence ATGGCTGTATCGCAAGAGTTAGAGCGCTTTGGACATCACTTAATACTTGGTATTTCAGGTACTTCGTTAAGTGATGACGATAAACGTACACTGAGTGAATTAAAACCAGTTGGGGTAATTTATTTTGCTAAAAACTTTCTGGATGCTACCCCTTATGAAGTTTGGCTAGAAAGCTTCCAGAAGCTCAACGAGCAAATCAGAGAATATACTGAACGTGACTCAATGTTTATGACATTAGATCACGAAGGGGGACGAGTAGTTAGGACACCGTTACCAATTACCCGATTTCCTTATGCTTTGTTGTGGAAATCCCACGCAAGAGAAGTCGCAAAAGCTACAGCTTTGGAATTGAAATCTTTGGGAATAAATTTATCCTGGTCACCTGTAGCAGATATTTTTTCCCATCCTCAAAATCCGATTATCGGTCCGCGTGCCTTTGGTCGCAACCCGGAAACAACTGCTGAAGGTGTGTGTGAATACTATAGGGGACTTGAGGAAGGGGGAATTTTAGGATGTGCTAAACACTTTCCTGGACATGGAGACACTAGCAAAGATTCTCATCTTGAATTACCAGTACTCAATCTCACCCTTGAAGAATTACGGCTTCGGGAATTGATTCCGTTTAAAGCGCTGATTGAAAAGCAAATTCCTTTAATCATGACGGCGCATATCCTGTTTCCCAAAATAGATCCGCAATTTCCGGCGACACTCTCCCCAGCTATCCTGAAAAAGATCCTCCGGGAAGAATTGGGTTTTGCAGGAGTGGTTGTATCTGACGACCTCGATATGAAAGCTGTCTCAGATATGTTTACCGAAAGTGGGACAGTCGCGCAGGCTTTTGATGCTGGCTGTGACTTGTTTATTGTCTCGCGGAATATTAATTCATTATCTATTGAACGAACTTATCAGATGGCTGAGGATTTTGCTGATTCTTTAAGCAGGGGTAGTCTGGATGAATCAGTTGTGGCCGCAGCTAGAGACAGAATTGAAAACCTACTGGCGGTAACTCCCCAGCATAAGATTTATGCTTTGGATAAAAATATCCTACAGCAACACGCTGAACTGGCGATCGCTTGTTGTTTTGAGGGGAGTGGGGAATTTTAA
- a CDS encoding hemolysin family protein, with protein sequence MSSISFEIFIILVLIIANGVFSMSEMAVVSARKVRLQQLANQGNVKALAALNLAESPNHFLSTIQIGITLIGILTGAFGGATIATRLAGYIRLIPFLVPYSQPIAFGVVVLIITYLSLIIGELVPKRLALNNPESIAAFVAIPMQAVAALLSPAVYLLSASTDMILRVLGITPSTEPLVTEEEIKILIAQGTEAGTFDEAEQDMVERVFRLGDRPVNSFMTPRPDIVWLDLEDSPVENRQKMVENAYSRYPICQEGLDNVLGVISVTDLLARSFSNEPLDLTVGLRQPVFVPESTHGLKVLELFKQNVTHMALVVDEYGVIQGLVTLNDIMSEIVGDVPEGVEQEEPQIVQREDGSWLLDGMLSVDEFYKFFHLEQWEIEEPSSYQTLGGFVINNLGRIPISADYFEWRGMRIEVMDMDGNRVDKVLVIPRINEEVETTGLT encoded by the coding sequence ATGTCCTCCATCAGTTTTGAAATTTTTATCATTTTGGTGCTAATTATTGCCAACGGTGTATTTTCTATGTCTGAGATGGCAGTTGTCTCGGCACGTAAAGTCAGGTTACAACAGCTTGCCAATCAAGGGAATGTCAAGGCACTGGCAGCATTGAACCTGGCTGAGTCGCCAAATCATTTCTTATCCACCATTCAAATCGGAATTACCCTCATCGGTATCCTCACAGGTGCTTTTGGAGGAGCAACAATTGCCACTAGACTAGCGGGATATATCCGGTTAATTCCCTTTTTGGTACCTTATAGTCAACCAATTGCTTTCGGGGTAGTAGTTCTGATCATCACCTATTTGTCGCTGATTATTGGTGAACTAGTACCAAAACGTCTGGCATTAAATAACCCAGAAAGTATTGCGGCTTTTGTGGCTATTCCCATGCAGGCCGTAGCAGCACTGCTTTCCCCCGCAGTGTATCTTCTGAGTGCTTCCACAGATATGATACTGCGAGTATTGGGCATTACACCCTCCACTGAACCGCTAGTCACCGAAGAGGAAATTAAAATTTTAATCGCCCAAGGTACAGAAGCCGGAACCTTTGATGAGGCTGAACAAGATATGGTGGAGCGCGTTTTTCGTTTAGGCGATCGCCCTGTCAATTCCTTTATGACACCTCGTCCTGATATTGTCTGGTTAGACCTAGAAGACTCTCCTGTAGAAAACCGCCAAAAGATGGTGGAAAATGCCTATTCCCGCTATCCCATTTGTCAGGAAGGACTAGACAATGTACTGGGCGTAATTTCAGTTACCGACTTATTAGCCCGGAGTTTCAGCAATGAACCCCTGGACTTAACAGTAGGATTGAGGCAACCTGTATTTGTGCCAGAAAGTACTCATGGGTTGAAAGTGTTGGAGTTGTTCAAACAAAATGTTACCCACATGGCGTTGGTAGTAGATGAATATGGCGTAATTCAAGGATTGGTAACTCTTAACGACATCATGAGCGAAATTGTCGGTGATGTTCCGGAAGGAGTAGAACAAGAAGAACCACAAATAGTGCAACGGGAAGATGGTTCCTGGCTCTTGGATGGAATGTTATCTGTAGATGAATTTTATAAATTTTTCCATCTCGAACAGTGGGAAATCGAAGAGCCAAGTAGTTACCAAACATTGGGTGGGTTTGTGATCAATAATCTTGGTCGCATCCCTATATCCGCCGATTATTTTGAATGGCGTGGGATGCGGATTGAAGTCATGGATATGGACGGTAACCGTGTTGATAAAGTGCTAGTAATACCAAGGATCAATGAGGAAGTAGAAACTACGGGTTTAACTTAA
- a CDS encoding 2OG-Fe(II) oxygenase: MLTKTSKSYYTEQILNKLEQSKSALKKQFMIENRINTCYLDDLLNEEDVLKIYHAFPDKKNLLQLKDLREHKYVGIQLDKYDPLLEEIIYAFQDTRIVNLIAEITGLEQLMPDEYLYAGGVSLMDYGCFLNPHLDNSHDKDISNYRVLNLLYYVTPNWQENYGGNLELWDQDLKQPCRTIHSKFNRLVIMVTNKTSWHSVSPINYHGQRCCVSNYYFSPKPADVHKYYHVTSFRGRPEQNLRDIVLRGDASLRNMVRKIFKHGIKKPHFYKNRVLNNTINKCG, encoded by the coding sequence ATGCTAACCAAAACTTCAAAAAGTTATTATACCGAGCAAATTTTAAATAAACTTGAACAATCTAAATCGGCTTTAAAAAAACAATTTATGATCGAGAACAGGATAAATACCTGTTACTTAGATGATTTATTAAATGAAGAGGATGTATTAAAAATATATCATGCATTTCCCGATAAAAAAAACTTATTGCAGTTAAAAGACCTGAGAGAACATAAGTACGTTGGTATACAATTAGACAAGTATGACCCGCTCTTAGAAGAAATTATCTATGCGTTTCAGGATACTAGAATAGTGAACCTGATTGCCGAAATAACGGGATTGGAACAATTGATGCCAGATGAATACCTTTATGCTGGTGGTGTTAGCCTCATGGATTATGGCTGTTTTTTAAATCCCCATCTAGATAATTCCCATGATAAAGATATCAGTAACTATCGTGTGTTGAATTTACTGTACTATGTAACTCCCAATTGGCAAGAAAATTATGGCGGTAACTTAGAGCTTTGGGATCAAGATTTAAAGCAGCCTTGTAGAACTATTCACAGTAAGTTCAATCGGCTAGTTATTATGGTGACTAATAAAACTTCTTGGCACTCCGTTAGCCCCATTAATTATCATGGTCAGCGCTGTTGTGTATCTAACTACTATTTTTCGCCAAAACCTGCTGATGTACACAAGTACTATCATGTTACTTCTTTTCGAGGTCGCCCCGAACAGAATCTCAGAGATATCGTGTTGAGAGGAGACGCTAGCTTACGAAATATGGTGCGTAAAATCTTTAAACATGGAATTAAAAAGCCACATTTTTATAAAAATCGAGTATTAAATAATACTATAAACAAGTGTGGGTAG
- a CDS encoding glycosyltransferase family 2 protein, with protein sequence MLEHITPLILTYNEAANIRRTLEHLTWAKKIIVIDSYSTDTTLEILHSYSQVQVFKREFDTHGKQWNYGLEQVKSPWVLSLDADYIVTDDLISEIAALPMDGEIDGYFVRFKYCVFGKPVRNTRILPPRQVLFQKSKAIYIDDGHTQVLQLTGKSDVLSAYLYHDDRKPFSRWLWSQERYTVLEAKKILETPINELDWVDRIRRKKILAPGMVFLYCLIIEGWIFDGWHGWYYVFHRVLAETILAIRIIEAEKLKRQ encoded by the coding sequence ATGTTAGAACACATTACTCCTCTGATTCTCACTTATAATGAAGCGGCCAATATTAGACGCACCCTTGAGCATCTCACTTGGGCAAAAAAAATCATAGTTATTGATAGTTATAGTACGGATACAACCCTGGAAATTCTTCACTCCTATTCACAAGTCCAGGTATTTAAGCGTGAATTTGATACCCACGGTAAACAATGGAACTATGGCTTAGAACAAGTCAAATCTCCCTGGGTGCTTTCTCTAGATGCAGACTATATAGTTACAGATGATTTAATCTCGGAAATAGCCGCTTTACCGATGGATGGAGAAATTGATGGCTACTTTGTCAGATTCAAGTATTGTGTGTTTGGCAAACCCGTGCGTAACACCAGAATCCTCCCGCCTCGTCAAGTTCTATTTCAAAAAAGCAAAGCTATTTATATTGATGATGGACATACACAAGTTTTACAACTGACTGGTAAATCAGATGTCCTATCTGCTTATCTCTACCATGACGATCGCAAACCATTTAGTCGTTGGTTATGGTCACAAGAACGTTATACAGTACTTGAAGCCAAGAAAATACTAGAAACTCCCATCAACGAACTTGATTGGGTTGATCGTATCCGCAGAAAAAAAATCTTGGCTCCTGGGATGGTCTTTCTCTATTGCTTGATCATCGAAGGCTGGATTTTCGATGGTTGGCATGGTTGGTATTACGTATTTCATCGGGTTTTAGCCGAGACTATCCTGGCAATTCGGATCATTGAAGCAGAGAAATTAAAACGTCAATGA
- the pds gene encoding 15-cis-phytoene desaturase: protein MRVAIAGAGLAGLSCAKYLTDAGHTPIVLESRDVLGGLVAAWKDSDGDWYETGLHAFFGAYPNMLQLLKELGIEDRLQWKEHTLIFNQPEKPGTLSRFDVPDIPSPFNVIASILRNKDMLTWEQKIRFAIGLLPAVVRGQQYVEDMDKYSFLEWLERQGVGERVTSDVFIAACKALTFINPEEVSATILLTALNRFLQERYGSKIAFLDGSPTERLCQPMVDYITERGGEVRLNSPLKQILLHPDGTVKGFLLRGLNGAEDQVLTADMYVSAMSVDPLKVMLPEPWQQMEYFQKLEGLEGVPVINVHLWFDRKLTEIDHLLFSRSPLLSVYADMSNACREYANSERSMLELVLAPAKDWITKSDEEIVTVTIAELEKLFPDHFGQENPAKLLKSHVVKTPRSVYKATPGRQQYRPLQSTPIANFFLSGSYTMQRYLGSMEGAVLSGKLTAQAISEARPVANSSDLQTPTRPPATNAATA, encoded by the coding sequence ATGCGAGTAGCGATCGCGGGTGCTGGACTAGCAGGATTATCCTGCGCGAAATATCTCACAGACGCAGGTCACACTCCCATTGTCTTGGAAAGCCGGGATGTACTGGGTGGTCTGGTTGCGGCGTGGAAAGACTCTGACGGCGACTGGTACGAAACCGGATTACACGCCTTCTTTGGGGCATACCCCAATATGCTGCAATTGCTGAAGGAATTGGGCATCGAGGACAGACTTCAGTGGAAAGAGCATACACTGATTTTCAATCAACCGGAAAAGCCTGGTACACTATCACGTTTTGATGTTCCAGATATTCCATCTCCTTTTAACGTGATTGCATCGATTCTTCGCAACAAAGATATGTTGACTTGGGAGCAGAAGATTCGGTTTGCAATTGGCCTGCTACCAGCAGTGGTTCGGGGTCAGCAGTATGTTGAGGACATGGACAAATACAGCTTCTTAGAGTGGCTGGAAAGGCAAGGAGTTGGCGAACGCGTCACTAGTGACGTTTTTATCGCCGCGTGTAAGGCGCTGACCTTTATCAATCCCGAAGAAGTGTCTGCCACAATTCTCTTAACTGCACTAAATCGCTTTCTCCAAGAACGATATGGTTCCAAGATTGCGTTTTTAGATGGTTCGCCCACAGAGCGATTGTGTCAGCCGATGGTAGATTACATCACTGAGCGGGGTGGCGAAGTCCGCCTCAACTCGCCTTTAAAACAGATTTTGCTGCACCCTGATGGGACTGTCAAAGGATTTTTGCTCAGGGGGTTAAACGGCGCTGAAGATCAAGTCTTGACGGCTGATATGTATGTATCCGCCATGTCAGTTGACCCACTGAAGGTGATGTTACCAGAACCTTGGCAGCAAATGGAGTATTTCCAGAAGCTAGAAGGGCTGGAAGGCGTACCTGTAATTAATGTACATTTGTGGTTTGACCGGAAACTCACAGAAATTGATCACCTCCTCTTTTCGCGATCGCCCCTCCTCAGCGTTTATGCTGATATGAGCAATGCTTGTCGTGAATATGCTAATTCTGAGCGTTCCATGCTGGAATTAGTCTTAGCTCCGGCAAAAGATTGGATCACCAAATCGGATGAGGAAATTGTTACCGTCACTATTGCTGAGTTGGAAAAACTCTTCCCCGATCATTTTGGGCAAGAAAATCCCGCGAAATTGCTGAAATCTCATGTGGTGAAAACACCGCGTTCAGTTTACAAAGCGACCCCAGGTCGTCAACAGTACCGCCCCTTACAGTCAACCCCCATAGCTAACTTCTTTCTCTCAGGGAGTTACACCATGCAACGCTATTTAGGCAGTATGGAAGGTGCCGTACTTTCTGGTAAGCTGACAGCGCAGGCGATTTCTGAAGCACGCCCGGTAGCAAATTCCTCAGACCTGCAAACGCCAACCCGACCGCCCGCAACGAATGCTGCAACTGCCTGA
- a CDS encoding aldo/keto reductase, with protein MLYKRFGRTELQMPVFSCGGMRYQFKWQDVPNSEIPADNQANLEATIRRSLEVGINHIETARGYGTSEIQLGQILPKFPREKLIVQTKVGPVADSQKFRETFEQSLQNLQLDYVDLLGIHGINHAESFDYSMRDGGCLDVARQLQAEGKVRFIGFSTHGPKEVIIQAINTNQFDYVNLHWYYINQWNWEAITAANSHDMGVFIISPSDKGGMLYKPPQKLVNLCAPLSPMVFNDLFCLSHENVHTLSLGAARPEDFDEHLKTLDYLDRAEEFLPPILSKLEQEAIATLGEDWVKTWETNLPTWEATPGEVNIRVILWLWNLAIAYDLVDYAKMRYNLLGNASHWFPGNKADQLDELDLGQSLANSPHAEKIPQMLAKAHEMLAGAEVKRLSKT; from the coding sequence ATGCTTTACAAAAGATTTGGTCGCACAGAATTACAGATGCCTGTTTTTTCTTGTGGCGGTATGAGATATCAATTCAAATGGCAAGATGTTCCTAATTCCGAAATTCCGGCAGATAATCAGGCTAATCTAGAAGCGACTATTCGCCGCTCTCTGGAAGTGGGAATTAATCACATTGAAACTGCCCGTGGTTATGGTACATCAGAAATACAATTGGGGCAAATATTGCCGAAGTTTCCCCGTGAGAAATTAATTGTCCAGACAAAAGTCGGCCCGGTTGCAGATTCCCAGAAATTTCGCGAAACGTTTGAACAATCACTGCAAAATCTCCAGTTAGATTATGTGGATTTACTGGGAATACATGGCATAAATCATGCTGAATCTTTCGACTATAGTATGCGTGACGGTGGCTGTTTAGATGTGGCGCGGCAGCTACAAGCAGAAGGAAAAGTGAGATTTATCGGCTTTTCTACTCATGGACCTAAAGAGGTAATTATCCAGGCTATTAATACTAACCAATTTGATTATGTCAACCTGCATTGGTATTACATTAATCAATGGAATTGGGAGGCAATTACAGCCGCTAACAGTCATGATATGGGGGTATTTATTATTAGTCCTTCAGATAAAGGGGGGATGCTATATAAACCACCGCAAAAGTTAGTTAATCTTTGCGCCCCTTTAAGTCCGATGGTGTTTAATGATTTGTTTTGTCTGAGTCATGAAAATGTACATACTTTGAGTTTGGGTGCAGCCAGACCTGAAGATTTTGATGAACATCTGAAAACTTTAGATTACTTAGATCGGGCGGAGGAATTTTTGCCGCCAATTTTGAGTAAGTTAGAACAAGAAGCGATCGCAACTTTAGGAGAAGACTGGGTAAAGACTTGGGAGACGAATTTACCTACCTGGGAAGCAACACCGGGAGAAGTGAATATTCGTGTGATTTTGTGGTTGTGGAATTTAGCGATCGCCTACGATTTAGTAGACTACGCCAAAATGCGTTACAACCTACTGGGTAATGCTAGTCATTGGTTCCCCGGTAACAAAGCAGACCAACTAGATGAACTCGACTTGGGACAATCTCTCGCCAATAGTCCCCACGCCGAGAAAATTCCGCAAATGTTAGCAAAAGCCCATGAGATGTTAGCAGGTGCTGAAGTTAAGCGGTTATCGAAGACTTAG
- the crtB gene encoding 15-cis-phytoene synthase CrtB, whose protein sequence is MLQLPDSPPRMKTLVSVDESYKLCRQLIAKYSATFYLSTLLLSEEKRPAIWAIYAWCRRTDELVDGPGCAMTTPETLDLWEEQLESIFAGHPVENYDVALADTVRRFPMDIQPFRDMIAGQQMDLYRSRYETFEDLYLYCYRVAGTVGLMSTSVMGLDETRNTAPWNCQQQHYMPTAEEIALGIAKQLTNILRDVGEDAQRGRIYIPLEDLARFNYTEQDLLKGVVDDRWRSLMQFQINRARQFYTKAERGITYLSTDARWPVWAALMHYSRILTIIERNDYNVFTQRAYVPQWQKLLSLPVAWMRSQVL, encoded by the coding sequence ATGCTGCAACTGCCTGATTCCCCTCCGCGCATGAAAACGCTGGTCTCTGTAGACGAGTCCTACAAACTTTGTCGGCAACTTATAGCCAAGTATTCCGCGACTTTTTACCTAAGCACTTTGCTCCTGAGCGAAGAAAAACGTCCTGCCATTTGGGCGATTTACGCTTGGTGTCGCCGCACAGATGAACTGGTAGATGGCCCCGGATGTGCCATGACTACGCCAGAAACCCTAGACTTATGGGAAGAGCAGCTCGAATCAATTTTTGCTGGACACCCAGTGGAAAATTATGACGTAGCTTTGGCTGATACTGTTCGACGCTTTCCAATGGACATTCAGCCCTTCCGGGATATGATTGCTGGTCAGCAAATGGATTTATATCGTAGTCGCTATGAAACCTTTGAGGATTTATACCTCTACTGTTACCGCGTCGCTGGTACTGTCGGCTTAATGTCAACGTCAGTCATGGGATTGGATGAAACCAGAAATACAGCCCCGTGGAACTGTCAACAACAGCACTATATGCCGACTGCTGAAGAAATTGCCTTGGGAATTGCCAAACAACTCACAAACATCCTCAGAGATGTAGGTGAAGATGCACAACGTGGGCGAATTTATATTCCTCTAGAGGATTTGGCACGATTTAATTACACCGAGCAAGATTTGTTGAAAGGTGTAGTAGATGACCGCTGGCGCTCCCTCATGCAATTTCAAATTAACAGAGCCAGACAGTTTTATACTAAAGCCGAAAGAGGTATTACTTACCTATCAACTGATGCCCGTTGGCCTGTATGGGCGGCTCTCATGCATTACAGTCGAATTTTAACCATAATTGAACGCAACGATTACAACGTGTTTACTCAACGTGCCTACGTACCCCAATGGCAAAAATTACTTTCTTTGCCAGTAGCGTGGATGCGATCTCAAGTGCTTTAA